CCGACCAGCCCTTGGCAAGCTCCTCGGCGCTGATCTGCCGCTCAAGCTCCTCCGATAGATCGTGGCCGAGGGCGGCCGCCAGGGCCGCCTTCATGGTCGTCGCGTGCATCGTGCCGATGAAGGGGACGTCGGAGACGATCGAGGGCCGGACAAACGAATCTGGGAGAGCGGCAGTCATTGTGCCACCCTATCGGCAGGCCCATTCGAGGTCCACATAGTTGACACTTGGCGGCGGCGGGGTCTGCAGTATGAGGCGACGCGCTAGGCTGTGGTCATGGGTACATCACGCACATTCGGCTCCGTCGCAGTGGCCATGGCCACGCCATTCGCCCCCGACGGCTCGCTCGACACAGACTCAGCTCGCCGCCTCGCCGCCCACCTCGTTGAGGAGGGCGTCGACTGCATCGTCCTGTCCGGTACGACCGGTGAATCCCCGACGACGCACCAGCCGGAGAAGGACGACCTCGTCCGCGCCGTCGTCGCCGAGGTCGGAGACCGGGCGATGGTCATGGCCGGCGCGGGCTCCAATGACACGGCGCACGCGGTGCGGATCGCGCGGAGTGCCGAGAAGTGCGGCGCCCAGGGCCTGCTCATCGTCTCGCCCTACTACTCGAAGCCGTCGCAGGAGGGGATCTACCAGCACATCTCCGCGATCGCCGACTCGACGGATCTGCCCGTCATGGTCTACGACATTCCCGGGCGCACGGGGGTGAAGATCTCCGACGAGGTCTTCGACCGTCTGGCCGATAACCCGAAGATCAGGGCCGTCAAGGACGCGGCTGCGGACCTGCCCCGCGGCATCGCCACCGCTCGCCGCACCGGCCTCGAGTACTACTCGGGCGATGATGGCCTCAACCTCGCGTGGATGGCGATCGGCGGATCCGGTGTCGTCTCCGTTGTCGGTCACGTGGCCGCACGGAAGTACCGGGCGATGGTCGAGGCGCTCGACGCGGGCGATCTCGCGGCGGCCCAGAGGATCGACGAGGAGGTGCACCCGCTCGTTGAGGCGATCATGGGCACCGGCCAGGGCGCCGTCATGGCGAAGGAGGCTGTCGCGATGATGGGAGTGCTGCCGACTCCGACCGTCAGACTGCCGCTCGTCGGAGCGAGCCAGCTCGAGCTCGACAACCTGCGCAGAGTCCTATCCGCCCAGGGCTATATCGACTAGCCCGACCTTCCGTACCCTGAACGAGGCCCATGCGTGGGCCTCGTTCTCGTCTGTCGGCGCCGTCTCACGGCGCTTCTGCATTATGTGGCGCGTTCGTGAAACAATGATGAGGTGAACTACGCGCTAACCGAACTTCAGACCCCAGGCCCGCTCAAGAAGAACGCCCTGAGGATCGTCCCTCTGGGGGGCCTTGGCGAGGTCGGCCGCAACATGACCGTCTTCGAGATCAACGGCAAGATCCTCATCGTCGACTGCGGCGTCCTCTTCCCCGAGGAGGCCCAGCCCGGTGTCGACCTCATCCTGCCGGACTTCGAATACATCGAGGACAGGCTCGACGACATCGTCGCCATTGTCCTCACCCACGGGCACGAGGACCACATCGGAGCGGTCCCGTACCTTCTGCGTCTCAAGAACGACATCCCGATCGTCGGCTCGCAGCTCACCCTCGCCTTCATCGAGGCGAAGCTCCAGGAGCACCGCATCAGCCCCTACACCCTTCAGGTGGCAGAGGGTGACATCGAGACCTTCGGACCCTTCGAGCTGGAGTTTGTCGCGGTCAACCACTCGATTCCGGACGCGCTCGCCGCGATGATCCGGACCGTTGCCGGCAACGTCCTCATCACGGGCGACTTCAAGATGGACCAGCTGCCGCTCGACGGCCGCATCACCGACCTTCGCGCCTTCGCCCGTCTCGGTGAAGAGGGCGTCGACCTGTTCATGGTCGACTCGACGAATGCGGAGGTGCCCGGCTTCACGACCTCAGAGGTCGAGATCGGTCCTGTCCTCGAGCAGGCCTTCTCCCAGGTGACCGGTCAGATCGTCGTCGCCTCCTTCGCCTCGCACGTCCACCGCGTCCAGCAGATCCTCGACGCGGCGGCTGCGAACAACAGGGTCGTCGCCTTCGTGGGCCGATCCATGGTGCGCAACATGGGCATCGCCTCCGACCTCGGCTACCTCGACGTGCCGGACGGCGTCCTCGTCGATCTCAAGAGGATGAACGACTACCCGCCGTCCAAGCGCGTCTACATGTCGACGGGGTCGCAGGGTGAGCCGATGGCGGTGCTGTCCCGCATCGCCAACGAGAACCACCAGAGTATCGCGGTCGGCCCGGGCGACACCGTCATCTTCGCCTCGTCCCTCATCCCCGGCAATGAGAACTCCGTATTCCGCCTCATCAACGGGCTCATGCGCCTCGGCGCCAAGGTCATCCACCAGGCGAACGCCCGCGTCCACGTCTCGGGCCACGCCTCCGCCGGTGAGCTCCTCTACTGCTACAACATCGTCCAGCCGACCGCGGTCATGCCCATCCACGGCGAGATCCGGCACCTCGTTGCCAACGGCGCGCTCGCCGTCAAGACCGGCGTGCCGGCCGAGAATGTCATGCTTGCCGAGGATGGCGCCGTCATCGACCTCGTGGACGGCGAGGCGTCGATGGTCGGAGCCGTGCCCTGCGGATACGTGTATGTTGACGGCTCGTCCGTCGGCGATATCACCGAGGCCGAGCTCAAGGACCGCCGCATCCTCTCCGAGGAGGGCTTCGTTGCGATCTTCGCGGTCGTCGACACGGCGAAGCGCGCCATCATCTCCGGCCCCCACATCCAGGCTCGCGCCATGGCCGAGGATGATGATGTGTTCGAGAAGGTGCTTCCGGAGGTGACGAAGGCGCTCCAGGACGTCCTCGACAACGACGGTGACACGTACCAGATGCAGCAGGCGATGCGCAGGGCGGTCGGCCGCTGGGTCTCCCGCAGGCTCCGCCGCCGCCCGATGATCGTCCCCACCGTCATCGAAGTCTGATTCTCATCGAGGAGGCCGCCCCACGGGGCGGCCTCCTCAGTATCGGAGGGACGGGAGAGAAGTTTGGGGGCTCTGATCTCCAACCGATCGTCGTGTGGGTTCCTCATGGGGAGAGATGCCCGGGGAGATGGCGCGCCTATGGCGCTCTCGTGTGTCTCATGGCACAATCTGTCCGAAGGACCCTCGTGTCCGCATCGTGAGAACCTTCGGGGGACTGGCACACAATGCCGCCACGAGCGGGCCACGACCCGACCAGGGGAGTGACGGCGGGGCACAAGAGGCAGGAGCCGCAATGACGCAATTCGTCGGTGTGAAGGATATGGCGAGGTGGATCGCGCGTGACGGGCTGCAGCCCGTCATCCGGGCAATCGCCGCGGGCATTGAAGAGGACCTCGCCAAGTGGGAGGCGTTCGAGAAGATCCCCCGCATCGCCACGCACTCCGACATCGGAGTCATCGAGCTCATGCCGATCTCCGATGAGGACCTGTACGCCTTCAAGTATGTGAACGGGCACCCGTCCAACCCCCTGCGCGGAATCCAGACCATCGCCGCCTTCGGCGCGCTCGCCGATGTCAACACCGGTCATCCGGTCTTCCTCGCGGAGATGACGCTCCTGACAGCCATGAGGACAGCAGCGATGTCGGCCGTGGCCGCCACACACCTCGCCCGCCCGGGATCGACGCGGATGGCAATGATCGGCGCGGGCTCGCAGGCCGAATTCCAGGCGCTGGGCATGCGCGAGCTCATCGGCGTCGACGAACTCCTCATCTATGACGCTGATGGGCAGGCGACGGCCAAGCTCGCCGACAACCTCGAGCCTCTCGGCTTCCGCGTCAAGGAATGCTCAAGTGCCCACGAGGCGGTGACGGACGCCGACATCATCACCACCTGTACAGCCGACAAGCAGCAGGCGACGGTCCTCCTCGACTCCCACGTCGAGCCCGGTGTCCACATCAACGCGATCGGCGGTGACTGCCCCGGTAAGACCGAGCTCGATCCCCGTATCCTCCAGCGAGCACGGGTCTTCGTCGAGTTTGAGGAGCAGACGAGGATCGAGGGCGAGATCCAGCAGCTGCCCGCCGACTTCCCTGTCACGGAGATGTGGCGGGTCGTGACCGAGCGCGCCGAAGGCCGCCTCAGTGACCGCGACATCACCGTCTTCGACTCGGTCGGCTTCGCGCTCGCGGACCTCAGCGCCCTGCGCGTGTGCTGGCGTGCGACGGCCGGAACGGACCTGCAGACCGATATCGACCTCATCGCCGATCCGCGTGACCCAAAGGACCTGTTCTCCCTCATCATGCACCCCGTTGAGTCGACCGAGTCCCTCGAAGAGCGCCTCGCGTGAGATAGTCCGCCCCCGGCGGTTCGGCGCGTGGGTAGGAAACAGGCTGGTCGGAGAACTATCCTCGAGGGTGTGAGCAAGTCAGAACCCAGGAGACCCGGCCGCAAAGCCTCGCAGGAGACGAGCGGGCGCCGCGTGCGGCGCCGCCAGGACCCGCCGAAGACGGAGGTCCAGCCCGAGCCTGCTGTGGAGCCGTCGCCGGCCCGGCAGGATGGGCTCGCGCTGACACTCGTCGGTGCGGCGATCATCGTCGCGCTGCGGGAATGGTTCCAACTGTCGGGTGCCCTCGGCTCCGTCATCCATCACGTGACGGCTGGCCCCGTCGGCCTGCTCTCCGTTCTGGTCCCGATTGTCCTTGTCTTCTTCGCCGTCCGCCTGTTCCGGGACTCGACGAGGGGCGCCAATCGGAGCCTCGTCATCGGTACGGTCCTTCTCATCCTCGCCATCACCGGCATCCTCCACATCGTCCTCGGCGCGCAGAGCCCCCTCGAGTCGATCGAGTCGGTTGAAGCGGCCGGCGGGATCGTCGGATGGCTCGTCGGCGGCGGCTTGTCCTACCTGCTCTCGCCGTGGGGCGCCGTCCCCATTCTCGTCCTCCTCGCGATCTACGCGATTCTCTACGGCAGCTCGACGTCGATCCGGCAGATTCTCGATCGCTACAGTGCCGCACAGCCGACGGAGCGGCGCGAGCCCCTCGGGGAGCGTCTGAGGCGCCGGCGCCGGGAGGCGATCGAGGCCGAGGACGAGCCGTACGAGGAGCCGTATGAGATCGAGGAGGCGCCCGATCTGCCAGCCCCGATCGCGACACCGAAGAGGCGGTCGAAGCCTGCCCCCGCTTCTCCGTCCACCGCCGTCATCGACCCTCCCGAGGCGCCCGAGCCGACCGCTGACACCGAGCCCGAGTCGCCGACCGTCTTCGAGCAGCCCGAGCTCTCGCCGAGCCTCGCCTACGAGCTGCCGGACATGGGGATGCTGGCCGCGGGCGCCCCGCACAAGGAGCGCTCCGAGGTCAACGACTCGGTGGTCGCGACGCTGACGAACCTGTTCGAGGAATTCGCGGTCGATGCTCAGGTCACCGGCTTCTCCCGCGGGCCGACAGTGACTCAGTACGAGGTCGAGCTGGGCCCCGGCACCAAGGTCGAGAAGATCACTCAGCTGTCGAAGAACATCGCCTACGCGGTGGCCTCGGCCGATGTTCGCATCCTCTCGCCGATCCCCGGCAAGCAGGCCATCGGCATCGAGATCCCCAATGCCGACCGGGAGACCGTCGTTCTCGGTGACGTGCTGCGCTCCTCGGTGGCGAACAAGCAGACGCATCCGCTCGTCGTCGGCCTCGGCAAGTCCGTCCAGGGGAACTACGTGGTCGCGAACCTGTCGCGCATGCCGCACCTGCTGGTCGCCGGCGCGACGGGCTCGGGCAAGTCGTCCTTCATCAACTCGATGATCACGTCGATCCTCATGCGTGCGACACCGGATCAGGTCCGGCTCATCCTCGTCGACCCGAAGAGGGTCGAGCTCACCGGCTACGCGGGTATTCCCCACCTCATCACCCCGATCATCACGAACCCGAAGAAGGCGGCCGAGGCCCTCGAGTGGGTGGTCGAGGAGATGGACAGGCGCTACGACGACCTCGCCGCCTTCGGGCACCGCCACGTCGACCAGTTCAACGAGGCTGTCCACGCCGGCCATATCCAGCCCCTGCCCGGCTCCGAGCGGGAGATCAAGCCCTACCCCTACCTCGTCGTTGTCGTCGACGAGCTTGCCGACCTCATGCTCGTCGCCCCCCGCGATGTCGAGTCCTCGATCCAGCGGATCACCCAGCTCGCCCGCGCCGCCGGCATCCACCTCGTCCTCGCCACCCAGCGGCCCTCGGTTGACGTCGTCACCGGCCTCATCAAGGCCAACGTGCCCTCGAGGCTCGCGTTCTCCACCTCATCGCTGGCCGATTCTCGCGTCATCCTCGACCAGCCCGGTGCCGAGAAGCTCATCGGCCAGGGCGATGCCCTGTTCATGCCCTCCGGCGCATCGAAGCCCATCCGCGTCCAGGGCGCCTGGGTCGGGGAGTCTGAGGTCGAAAAGGTCGTCGACTACGTCAAGACGAAGATGACCCCCGAGTACCGGGAGGACGTCACGGTCAAGGCCGAGTCGAAGAAGCAGGTCGACGACGACATCGGCGACGACCTCGACATCCTCCTCCAGGCGGCTGAGCTCGTCGTCTCGACGGACTTCGGCTCGACCTCGATGCTCCAGAGGAAGCTCCGCATCGGCTTCGCAAAGGCGGGGCGGATGATGGACCTGCTGGAATCGCGCGACATTGTCGGCCCCTCCGAGGGGTCAAAAGCCCGCGAGGTTCTCGTCAAGCCCGAGCAGCTTCCCGAGGTGCTGGCCATGCTCCGGGGCGAGGAGCCGCCCGGCGGTGCCTACGAGTCGGCCATCGATGAGGAGCCGGTGGACGGCACCCAGGTCCTTCCCGCCGCCCGTGAAGCAGAAGAGTACTGGGACGAGGATGACGACGACTCCGAAGACGCCTGGCAGCTGACCGGTCGGTGATCGGAGAGTCGAACCGCCGTTGGTGACGTAGATTCCCGTGGCGATCTCGGTCTGACAGGCCTACTGTGCCGTCATAGGCCGAGAACACTGAGTCCTTCTGAGCCGATCACCCGGAGGAGGATCGTGAAGAAGAACCTCGTCATCGCAGTAAGCTCGGCCTTTCTGCCGCCGCTGTCGCGGGGGCGACATGGCCGTGGGGCGGCGAGTCCACCAGTTCGGGCCAGAGAATCGACACTGCTCCCGTCATCTACGCCTCCTTTGACGATGCGCAGAGTCAGCACGACGGGACTCTCGTCGTCACAGTGATATCGCGTGATGGAGAGTATGTCGACCACGGCGGGGACGGCACGCCCGATTCTCCCGGCGATCCGGGTCTTCCTATGGAGCACCTGACGGCACGAGTCGATGAGGTGCTGTCCGGTGACGAGTCGCTTGCGGGCAGCGAACTGACCGTCGTTCAGTCTGTGCTTGGGACGATAAGCGAGACGACGTCCGAGGAGCATCTCGTCCCCGAGAGGACATTTGTCATCATCGCGTCGGAGCACGAGCCCAAGGGACCATCGAGGGCACCGCGTGGTCAACGCCTCTCGCAGGCCAGGGTGTCTTACCTGTCATCGACGGCCGCGCTGCTCCGACGCGTTCGGACGTCTTCCCCGAGACGTTCAGCGATGGTCCGGTTCCCCTGGCAGCGCTCGACGAGAAGTAGGGCTGCGCCCAGCCAGCGGAGCCGACCTGAGGGGTTCGCGGTCACGGACAGCGACATGCGACAGGGGCCCAGCAGCAGGGTCGCTCCTGACCACCAGCTCCGTGCGGTCCGGCTATCTCCAGGGAGTGACCGACTCGACCTGGCGGGTCGGCGGATCCGTGCGCTCCGCGCGCTCGCTGCCCTCCATGACCGGATAGGTGACGTCGGCGCGGGCCTGCAGCTCGGCCGGTCCCAGCGTGAGTACGGTCGGCGGGTTGGCCATCACCTCGTTGAGGACGTAGAGACGGTTGGCTCCTGGTGCGTCCTGCGTGACGGCAGTCCAGTCAAGCGCAGTGACCGATGCAGGACCTTCTGCGGGCACCTCGACGGTCGCCGTCCCGAGGTAGCCGGTGGTGACCCGGTAACCATGGTTGGCGATGGTTTGGCCGGAGATGAGGTTGCCCATCGACCAGGCCACCCACATGCCCTCACCGCGCGGTCCGCCGTCGAGCTCGGCGACCGGCTCGGGCACGTGGGAGTGATTGCCGTAGACGAGGTCGACCTCGCCGGAGTCGGCCAACTCCTGGGCGATGGTCACCTGCTCCTCGATGGGCTCCGACACGTACTCGGTGCCCCAATGCATGGAGGCGACGACGAGATCGGCGCCCTGCTCGCGCGCTGATTGCGCCATATCGACAACGTCCGAGGTGTCGTACGGGCCGAGCTCGCCGATGACGAACCACGACCACGGCTGCTCGGCGCGGATCGGAATTCCGTTCGTCAGGGTGGTGGCGGAGATGTGGGCGACGGTCACCGTGCGCCCTTCGACTTCCAGGTCATAGAACTGCGCCTGCGTCGACTCATCCTCGGTGCGGGCGCCGCCGTGGAAGCCCATGCCGTTCTCCTCGAGCACGGTGTTCGTGCGGACGACGCCCTCGAAGCCCCTGTCCATCGTATGGTTCGTCGCCGTGTTGCAGCCGTCCCAGCCGACCTCCTTGAGGGAGGGGATGAGATCGGCCGGGGCTCCGAACATCGGATATCCAGAATAGTCGGTGCCCTCGGGCGCGATCGGAACCTCGAGCGAGCACAGCGCAAGGTCCGCGCCACTGATCCAGTGCTCGATGTGCTCGTACTGGTACGTGAAGTCGAAGTCATCCGCGCCGACACGGGCGCTCTCATAGATCGAGGGGTGGAGGAGGATATCGCCACCGGAGACGATCGACAGCTCCGCAATCGGCTCGTCGGGATTGCTCTCGGGCGTGTTGGGCGCGGCCTCGGGCGTACTGTCGGGGGTCTCCTCGACAGGCGTACTCGCCTGGTCGCTGGGCGCGGAGGCATCGGTGCTCTCAGTGTCGGCGATGACACTGGAGCAGGAGGCGAGCAGGAGGCTGGCGGCGAGAGCCGCGACTGCTGTGCGGGTCGACATGGCACCAGCATAGGGGAGGAGGTGGTTTCGGCGTAGGCTGGGAGAGTGAACTCTCAACCTCCGGTGCTCAACGTCGCGAACGCAGTGACGGTTGTCAGGCTGCTGCTCATCCCTCTGTTCATCTGGGCGTTCTGGGACGCCGATCCGGCGTCCCGCTATCTCGCGACCGGCATCTTCTTCATTGCCACGCTGACCGACAAGCTCGACGGGTATCTCGCCAGGTCCCGGAATCTCATCACCGATTTCGGCAAGCTCGCGGATTCGATCGCGGATAAGGCCCTCATCGGCGCTGCTCTCATCATGCTGTCCTGGCACGACATGCTCTGGTGGTGGGTCACGATTATCATGCTCGCCCGCGAGATCGGCATCACGATCATGCGGATGTACATGAAGAAGAAGGCTGTCATGGCAGCCGGTAAGGGCGGCAAGCTCAAGATGTTCCTCCAGTCCCTCTTCATCGGCGGTCTCCTCATGCCGTGGCGGGATTTCCTTCCGGATGGACTCGCGCTCACGATGGAATGGCTGACGTGGGCTCTGGTCGCAGCCGCGCTCGTCGTCTCGATCGTCTCCGCCATCCAATATGTTCAGGACGCACGAAGGATCAATCGTGAAACCAACTGAACTGCGGCCCGCCGAGATCCTTCTCGAGCGCGGCGACACGATCGCCACTGCCGAGTCCCTCACCGGAGGAGCCGTGTGCGTGCGCCTCGTGGAGACAGAGGGGATCTCGGCGATCCTCCTCGGAGGGATTGTCAGCTATACGGACGAGATGAAGGCCCGGATGCTGGGAGTCGATACGACTCTGCTCGACGAGCAGGGGCCCGTCTGCGGGCAGGTGGCTTCACAGATGGCGCAGGGCATCGCCCGCGTGACCGGAGCCGTCCACACCGTCTCGACGACCGGCGTCGCAGGCCCTGGTCCTGCCGACGGCCACGAGCAGGGCACCGTCTGGATCGGCCGGGAGGATGGCAGAGCCTTTGGGTTCACCTTCCCGGGGACCCGAGCCGAGGTCAGTGAATCGACTGTTATCGCCGCCGTGCATCTCCTCGCCGATCTGGAGCTCCCCGCCGACCTGGCCAAATTCCTCACGGCCGAGGAAACCTGGAGATAGCCTGTGCGACTGATCGCTTCGGTGGGAATGCGGGAACAAAAGTCGGGAATGAACCGTTGGAGATGGTGATGGCAATGGAAACACGAACCGGCGTAAACCGGAAGAACCATGCAGACATTGTTCGCCCCCGCGAGGCGCGTGCGTCTGAACCTGTGCTCCTCCGCCGCGAACTGGGCGATGTGCTTCGCGCCTACCGCCAGCGACAGGGTCGCACCCTTCGAGAGGTGTCCTCGGACGCCCGCGTCTCGCTCGGTTACCTCTCCGAGGTCGAGCGCGGACAGAAGGAAGCCTCGTCAGAGCTTCTCCTCTCAATCACCCAGGCGCTCAACGTGCCCCTGGGCCACGTCCTCCGGCTCGTCGCCGACCGGATCGACCTCTCCGAGGGCCGGGTGCCGCCGAGCTTCCGTGTCCCCGACACTGTTCAGGAGGCGCTGGCCGAGGCCGGAGTCAAGTGACAGATCACTGTGAGAGGCCGCGGCGCTGCCGCGGCCTCTCACGTTCTCGATGATGAATCACTCAGAATTCCACGACGTGCTCGCCGATGTCTTCGGGCCGGCGTACGGGCAGGCCCTTGCTCGGACGCTGGCTCTACCCGGCCTTGGGCACCGCACGGCCGACGAGCTCCTCGAGGCAGGGGAGTCGCCGCAGAAGATCTGGACCGCGATCTGTTCCGAGATGAATATCGAGGACGAGGCGTTCCGGCACCGCGTCAACAGGGACGAGCGCTGATCTCGGCGCGCCGCATTTATTCGAACGAATGTTCAGTTACGATGTTCTCCGGAGCATCGCGGCCCCGGCTTTCCACAGCGTGGAGAACACCGGGGTTATTGTGCCAAAGGCGTGGCCTAGCGTTGCTCTTAGGATGCCGCTCGGAGAGGGCGGGTTCCCTATTCGACGCCTGCTCTACCCGCATCTATCAAGGAGACACCATTGGCCGCAAAATCTGACGACCGCCAGAAGGCGCTCGACACGGCTCTCGCGCAGATCGACCGCCAGTTCGGCAAGGGTTCGATCATGCGCCTCGGCGATCAGGCCGCACAGAAAGTCAAAGTCATTCCCACCGGCTCGGTTGCCCTTGATGTTGCACTTGGGATCGGCGGGCTTCCCAGGGGCCGCGTCGTCGAGATCTACGGCCCGGAATCGTCCGGTAAGACGACCGTCGCCCTTCACGCCGTCGCCCAGGCCCAGAGGGCGGGCGGCATTGCCGGCTTCATCGATGCGGAGCACGCGCTTGACCCCGCCTACGCGCGCAACCTCGGCGTCGACACCGATGCCCTCATCGTCTCGCAGCCGGACACAGGCGAGCAGGCGCTCGAGATCATGGACATGCTCATCCGCTCGGGCGCACTCGACATCGTCGTCATCGACTCCGTCGCCGCGCTCGTCCCCAAGGCCGAGATCGAAGGCGAGATGGGCGACTCGCATGTCGGTCTCCAGGCCCGCCTCATGTCCCAAGCACTGCGCAAGATCACGGGTGCGCTCTCCGCATCCGGCACGACCGCGATCTTCATCAACCAGCTTCGCGAGAAGATCGGCGTCTTCTTCGGCTCGCCCGAGACGACGACGGGCGGCAAGGCTCTCAAGTTCTACTCGTCGGTCCGTCTCGACGTGCGCCGCATTGAGACGCTCAAGGAGGCAGGCTCGCCGATCGGCAACCGCACCCGCGTCAAGGTTGTGAAGAATAAGATGGCACCGCCGTTCAAGCAGGCCGAGTTCGACATCATGTACGGCAAGGGCATCTCCCGCGAGGGTAGCCTCATCGACATGGGAGTCGACAACGGCATCGTCCGCAAGTCCGGCGCGTGGTTCACCTACGAGGGTGAGCAGCTCGGCCAGGGCAAGGAGAAGGCGCGCGCCTACCTCGCGGAGAACACGGATACCGCCTCCGAGATCGAGCAGAAGATCCTCGAGAAGCTCGGCATCGGCGAGTACGCCGATGTCCCGAGCGCGGACAGCCCGGATGCCATGGCCGACGAATCGGTGCCCGCGGACTTCTGATGAAGATCACGGGCGAGGAGTCCCCGGAGGAGCTCCGCGAGGAGGCCAGGGCGATTGTCCTGCGGCAGTTGGCGATGATGGACCGATCGCGCCAGCAGCTGCTCGACGCCCAGATCTCTCGCGGGGTCCCCGAGGAGATCGCGATCGAGATCGTCGACAGGTTCGAGGAGGTCGGGCTTGTCGACGACGAGAAGTTCGCCGCCATGCTCGTCCGCTCGAGGATGGCCGAGAAGCCCGTCTCGCGAACCGGTCTCGCTCGGGAGCTCTCTCGGAAAGGCATCGACCGTGAAGTCGCCGATGCTGCCCTCGAGGA
This is a stretch of genomic DNA from Flaviflexus salsibiostraticola. It encodes these proteins:
- the recA gene encoding recombinase RecA, whose protein sequence is MAAKSDDRQKALDTALAQIDRQFGKGSIMRLGDQAAQKVKVIPTGSVALDVALGIGGLPRGRVVEIYGPESSGKTTVALHAVAQAQRAGGIAGFIDAEHALDPAYARNLGVDTDALIVSQPDTGEQALEIMDMLIRSGALDIVVIDSVAALVPKAEIEGEMGDSHVGLQARLMSQALRKITGALSASGTTAIFINQLREKIGVFFGSPETTTGGKALKFYSSVRLDVRRIETLKEAGSPIGNRTRVKVVKNKMAPPFKQAEFDIMYGKGISREGSLIDMGVDNGIVRKSGAWFTYEGEQLGQGKEKARAYLAENTDTASEIEQKILEKLGIGEYADVPSADSPDAMADESVPADF
- a CDS encoding regulatory protein RecX, producing MKITGEESPEELREEARAIVLRQLAMMDRSRQQLLDAQISRGVPEEIAIEIVDRFEEVGLVDDEKFAAMLVRSRMAEKPVSRTGLARELSRKGIDREVADAALEEISPDDEREAAIALAEKKARSTRGLDDAVRRRRIYGALARRGFNPDQIMHALRSVLDDTDDSSY